In Propionimicrobium sp. PCR01-08-3, one DNA window encodes the following:
- the ybaK gene encoding Cys-tRNA(Pro) deacylase has product MSKRKTAGAATPATTVLTRAKVPFTVHEYEHDPGNHHFGEETVAVMGVDPHRTFKTLVAELTGAKHPHVCAVVPVSGQLDLKALAQAAGAKKATMADPADAERLTGYIVGGISPIGQKRQLPVFIDESALQFDTMLVSGGRRGFSVELAARDLAGAVGASFADIGRVG; this is encoded by the coding sequence ATGAGCAAACGCAAGACTGCCGGGGCGGCCACCCCGGCCACGACCGTCTTGACCCGTGCCAAGGTGCCGTTCACCGTTCACGAATACGAGCACGACCCCGGCAACCATCATTTCGGTGAAGAAACCGTCGCGGTGATGGGCGTCGACCCGCACCGCACGTTCAAAACTCTGGTCGCCGAACTCACCGGCGCCAAGCACCCGCACGTGTGCGCCGTGGTGCCGGTTTCCGGCCAACTCGATCTGAAGGCCCTGGCCCAGGCCGCCGGCGCCAAGAAGGCCACCATGGCCGACCCGGCGGACGCCGAACGCCTCACCGGCTACATCGTCGGCGGCATCTCTCCGATTGGGCAAAAACGCCAGCTTCCGGTCTTCATCGACGAGTCGGCGTTGCAGTTCGACACCATGCTGGTGTCGGGTGGCAGGCGCGGGTTTTCCGTGGAACTAGCCGCTCGCGATCTTGCCGGCGCTGTCGGAGCGAGCTTCGCCGACATCGGACGCGTCGGCTGA
- the hisB gene encoding imidazoleglycerol-phosphate dehydratase HisB, whose protein sequence is MTNEPRIAEIHRATSESDVHVKLNLDGTGESTISTGVGFYDHMLTALSKHSLIDMEVATTGDLFIDGHHSIEDTAIAIGQALGQALGDKRGIRRYADATVPLDEALARCVVDVAGRPYAVVSGEPESQITARIGGTDPLYAGSMTAHVVESLAFNAGICVHLTLLAGREPHHIVESEFKALARALRFAVEPDPRVSGIPSTKGAL, encoded by the coding sequence ATGACCAACGAGCCACGTATCGCCGAGATCCACCGGGCGACCAGTGAATCAGATGTGCACGTCAAGCTGAACCTCGACGGCACAGGGGAATCCACCATCAGCACCGGCGTCGGCTTCTACGACCACATGCTCACCGCTTTGTCGAAGCACTCGCTGATCGACATGGAGGTCGCCACCACCGGAGACCTCTTCATCGACGGACATCACTCGATCGAGGACACCGCGATCGCGATCGGGCAGGCCCTGGGTCAGGCGCTCGGCGATAAACGGGGCATCCGCCGCTATGCGGACGCCACCGTTCCGTTGGACGAAGCCCTGGCCAGGTGTGTGGTCGACGTAGCCGGCCGACCCTATGCGGTGGTCAGCGGCGAACCGGAAAGCCAGATCACGGCGCGCATCGGCGGCACCGACCCGCTGTACGCGGGGTCGATGACCGCCCACGTGGTCGAGTCACTGGCCTTCAACGCCGGCATCTGCGTCCACCTGACCCTGCTGGCCGGACGCGAACCGCACCACATCGTGGAGTCCGAATTCAAGGCGCTGGCCCGCGCGCTGCGCTTCGCTGTCGAACCCGATCCGCGGGTGAGTGGCATCCCCAGCACCAAGGGTGCGCTGTGA
- the dnaE gene encoding DNA polymerase III subunit alpha, with protein sequence MAQGFVHLHNHTDFSMLDGAARVEDLIVAAKEQGMPAIAITDHGNMFGAFDFFKTATKHEIKPIIGLEAYLTPGTPRWERKRVQFGDGTGDDVAAKGAYTHMTIWSQTRQGMHNLFKLSSRSSIEGQFYKPRADRELLNEYHDGLIATTGCPSGEVQTYLRLGLFDKAVASAAEFQSIFGKENFFVELMDHGLSIETKVRADLLRLAKKIGAPMVATNDLHYVHAEDAKSQDILLCVSSGSRVNEPNRFKFDGTGYYLKSADEMRTLFSNYPEACDSTLEIAERCETGFDEGSGTFMPQFPVPDGETEESWFRHEAEIGLRKRFGDPLPHEIRERADYEIGIILQKGYPGYFLVVADYIMWAKNNGIRVGPGRGSGAGSIIAYAMGITELDPLRYGLLFERFLNPERPSLPDFDVDFDERRRGEVLDYVTRKYGKDHVAQIVTYGTIKAKQAVKDSARVLDKPFNVGERITKAMPAAVMGKDVPLKQIFNPEHGRYGEGVEFRELYASDPEVEEVVDTAQGIEGLKRQWGVHACGVIMGSVPLTDVIPVMRREQDGAIITQFDYPSAESLGLVKMDFLGLRNLTVIDDALHNIERNQGEKIDINQIALDDPATFDLLQRGDTLGVFQLDGGPMRALLRSMRPDQFEDISAVGALYRPGPMGADSHNKYARRKTGREPVTPIHPELEEPLKDILGETYGLIVYQEQVMAIAQRLAGYTLGAADLLRRVMGKKKKKELDAQYDRFRDGMLGRGYSQAAFQTVWDILVPFSDYAFNKSHSAAYGLVSYQTAWLKANYPTEYMAALLQSVKDEKDKSAVYLAECRRMGIKVLPPDVNESESIFTAVGSDIRFGLGAVRNVGENVVKAIIAGREEHGPATDFYSYLDNIPLAACNKRVTESLIKAGAFDSFGHSRRALMEIFENAVDQVTELKRNAEHGQDSLLGGFGMADESATLAHEPVPEIEDWDKRTKLAFEREMLGLYVSDHPLNGLEHVLQTERSTTIAGLSERGEGAQGSTQTICGMITQVQRRQTKQGRIWASLIVEDMDASINVSVFPNVYEQVAGELVPDSIVRVKGRVNVRDDSVELHADTVTSMDVTSADNRPVIIEMRVNRCTPGVVDSLRGVLCAHPGPTQVRLRLKSPDSSTLFQLADELRVSPSQPLVADLKALLGPSCLGV encoded by the coding sequence ATGGCGCAGGGATTCGTCCATCTGCACAATCACACCGATTTCTCGATGCTGGACGGTGCGGCCCGCGTCGAAGATCTGATCGTGGCGGCCAAGGAGCAGGGCATGCCCGCCATCGCGATCACCGACCACGGCAACATGTTCGGCGCCTTCGACTTCTTTAAGACCGCCACCAAGCACGAGATCAAGCCGATCATCGGTTTGGAGGCCTACCTCACCCCGGGCACGCCCAGGTGGGAACGCAAACGCGTGCAGTTCGGTGACGGCACCGGCGACGATGTCGCCGCGAAGGGTGCCTACACCCACATGACCATCTGGAGCCAGACCCGCCAGGGCATGCACAACCTGTTCAAACTGAGTTCGCGCTCCAGCATCGAAGGCCAGTTCTACAAGCCCCGCGCCGACCGGGAACTGCTGAACGAATACCATGACGGGCTGATCGCCACCACCGGCTGCCCCTCGGGTGAGGTGCAGACCTATCTGCGGCTCGGACTGTTCGACAAGGCGGTGGCCTCGGCGGCCGAGTTTCAATCGATCTTCGGCAAGGAGAACTTCTTCGTCGAGCTGATGGATCACGGCCTGTCGATCGAGACGAAGGTGCGCGCCGACCTGCTGCGGCTGGCCAAGAAGATCGGCGCCCCGATGGTCGCCACCAACGACCTGCACTATGTCCACGCCGAGGACGCGAAGTCTCAGGACATCTTGCTGTGCGTGTCATCCGGATCCCGGGTGAACGAGCCCAACAGGTTCAAATTCGACGGCACTGGGTACTACCTCAAGTCCGCGGACGAGATGCGGACGCTGTTCAGTAACTATCCGGAGGCCTGCGATTCGACCTTGGAGATCGCGGAACGCTGCGAAACCGGCTTCGACGAGGGATCGGGCACCTTCATGCCGCAGTTCCCGGTGCCCGACGGCGAGACCGAGGAATCCTGGTTCAGGCACGAGGCCGAGATCGGCCTGCGCAAGCGTTTCGGCGACCCGCTGCCACACGAGATCCGGGAGCGCGCCGACTACGAGATCGGCATCATCTTGCAGAAGGGCTACCCGGGGTATTTCCTGGTGGTGGCCGACTACATCATGTGGGCCAAGAACAATGGCATCCGGGTGGGGCCGGGCCGAGGCTCGGGCGCAGGGTCGATCATCGCCTACGCGATGGGCATCACCGAACTCGATCCGCTGCGTTACGGCCTGCTGTTCGAGCGATTCCTGAACCCGGAGCGGCCCTCGCTTCCCGACTTCGACGTGGACTTCGACGAGCGCCGCCGCGGCGAGGTACTCGACTACGTGACCCGCAAGTACGGCAAGGATCACGTCGCCCAGATCGTCACCTACGGCACCATCAAGGCCAAACAGGCGGTCAAGGACTCCGCCCGGGTGCTCGACAAGCCGTTCAACGTGGGGGAGCGCATCACCAAGGCGATGCCGGCCGCGGTGATGGGCAAGGACGTCCCGCTCAAGCAGATCTTCAATCCCGAGCATGGGCGTTACGGCGAAGGGGTGGAGTTTCGCGAGCTCTACGCGTCCGACCCCGAGGTCGAAGAAGTCGTCGACACCGCCCAGGGCATCGAGGGCCTGAAGCGGCAGTGGGGCGTGCACGCCTGCGGCGTCATCATGGGATCGGTTCCGCTGACCGACGTCATCCCCGTGATGAGGCGCGAGCAGGACGGCGCCATCATCACCCAGTTCGACTACCCGAGCGCCGAGTCGCTGGGCCTGGTCAAGATGGACTTCCTGGGCTTGCGTAACCTCACGGTGATCGACGACGCGCTGCACAACATCGAGCGCAACCAGGGCGAGAAGATCGACATCAACCAGATCGCGCTCGACGATCCGGCCACCTTCGACCTGCTGCAACGCGGCGACACCCTCGGCGTCTTCCAGCTGGACGGCGGCCCGATGCGTGCCCTGCTGCGCTCGATGCGACCCGACCAGTTCGAGGACATCTCGGCAGTCGGTGCGCTGTATCGTCCGGGCCCGATGGGCGCCGACTCGCACAACAAGTACGCCAGGCGCAAGACCGGACGAGAACCGGTCACGCCCATTCACCCCGAGTTGGAGGAGCCACTCAAGGACATTCTGGGCGAGACCTACGGCCTGATCGTCTATCAAGAGCAGGTCATGGCCATCGCCCAGCGGTTGGCCGGCTACACACTGGGCGCCGCAGATCTGCTGCGCCGCGTGATGGGCAAGAAGAAGAAGAAAGAACTGGACGCCCAATACGACCGGTTCCGCGACGGCATGCTGGGGCGCGGCTATTCGCAGGCCGCCTTCCAGACCGTCTGGGACATTTTGGTCCCGTTCTCCGACTACGCCTTCAATAAATCTCACTCGGCCGCATACGGCCTGGTCAGCTATCAGACGGCCTGGCTGAAGGCCAACTATCCGACCGAATACATGGCGGCCCTGCTGCAGTCGGTGAAGGACGAAAAGGACAAGTCGGCGGTCTATCTGGCCGAATGCCGCCGGATGGGCATCAAGGTGCTACCGCCCGACGTCAACGAGTCCGAATCGATCTTCACCGCTGTCGGCTCCGACATCCGCTTCGGGCTGGGCGCCGTGCGCAATGTCGGCGAGAACGTGGTGAAGGCGATCATCGCCGGGCGTGAAGAACACGGCCCGGCCACCGATTTCTACTCCTACCTCGACAACATTCCGCTGGCTGCCTGCAACAAGCGGGTCACCGAATCGTTGATCAAGGCGGGCGCCTTCGACTCCTTCGGGCACTCCCGGCGCGCCCTGATGGAGATCTTCGAGAACGCCGTCGACCAGGTGACCGAGCTCAAACGCAACGCCGAACACGGCCAGGATTCGCTGCTCGGCGGCTTCGGCATGGCGGACGAGTCTGCGACGCTGGCCCACGAACCGGTGCCCGAGATCGAGGACTGGGACAAGCGGACCAAACTCGCCTTCGAGCGCGAGATGCTCGGCCTGTACGTGTCGGATCACCCGCTCAATGGTCTGGAGCATGTGCTGCAGACCGAACGGTCGACGACCATCGCTGGCTTGAGTGAACGCGGTGAGGGCGCCCAGGGCTCGACCCAGACCATCTGCGGAATGATCACCCAGGTGCAGCGCCGGCAGACCAAACAGGGCCGCATCTGGGCATCGCTGATCGTCGAGGACATGGACGCGTCCATCAACGTCTCGGTCTTCCCGAATGTCTACGAGCAGGTGGCCGGTGAGCTGGTGCCCGACTCGATCGTCCGGGTGAAGGGACGCGTGAACGTGCGTGACGACTCGGTCGAGCTGCACGCCGACACCGTGACCAGCATGGACGTGACTTCCGCGGACAACCGCCCGGTGATCATCGAGATGAGGGTCAACCGTTGCACACCGGGAGTGGTCGACTCGCTGCGCGGCGTGTTGTGCGCGCACCCCGGCCCGACCCAGGTGAGGTTGCGGCTGAAGAGCCCGGACAGCTCCACCCTCTTCCAGTTAGCCGACGAATTGCGGGTCAGCCCCTCTCAGCCTTTGGTGGCCGACCTGAAGGCGCTGCTGGGCCCATCCTGCCTCGGGGTGTGA
- the hisH gene encoding imidazole glycerol phosphate synthase subunit HisH — translation MTASVKVGVLDYGSGNLHSACRALAAAGAEVELGSEPGDFASSDALVVPGVGAFAACMAGLHQVGGDDLVRDWVAAGRKLLGICVGHQVLFARGVERGIQADGIGVFPGTVERLTATRLPHMGWNTVEVPRPAGVFEDLGESRFYFVHSYGVHATDDDGTPSVPPDARITWCEHEKDRFIAAVQWGSVTSTQFHPEKSGAAGAALLRHWLMS, via the coding sequence GTGACGGCTTCGGTCAAGGTCGGAGTGCTCGACTACGGGTCGGGCAACCTGCACTCGGCCTGCCGTGCCCTCGCCGCCGCCGGGGCCGAAGTCGAGCTGGGTTCCGAGCCCGGTGACTTCGCCTCGTCCGATGCTCTGGTGGTGCCCGGAGTCGGTGCGTTCGCCGCTTGCATGGCCGGGCTGCACCAGGTCGGTGGCGACGACCTGGTGCGCGACTGGGTCGCGGCCGGACGCAAACTGCTCGGCATCTGCGTGGGCCATCAGGTGCTGTTCGCACGGGGCGTCGAGCGCGGCATCCAGGCAGACGGCATCGGCGTGTTCCCGGGAACCGTCGAGAGGCTTACCGCCACGAGGCTTCCGCACATGGGCTGGAACACCGTCGAGGTGCCCCGGCCGGCCGGGGTCTTCGAGGACTTGGGTGAGAGTAGGTTCTACTTCGTCCACTCGTACGGGGTACATGCCACCGATGACGATGGCACGCCATCCGTACCGCCAGATGCCCGCATCACCTGGTGCGAGCATGAAAAAGATAGGTTCATCGCTGCCGTTCAGTGGGGAAGTGTGACCAGCACTCAGTTCCATCCCGAGAAATCGGGAGCCGCCGGTGCCGCACTACTCCGCCATTGGCTGATGAGTTAG
- the hisD gene encoding histidinol dehydrogenase: MLSVIDLTNQTLDDYSAVLPRGRFDVDHAVATVRPISEAVRDEGVDALLRFSEQFDHVIPADLRVPAEALRAALGELDPKVREAIEVSIERRRKVCEQIETEPQWRSVELAPGAVVGNEMVPVRRVGLYVPGGLAPLASSVVMNVVPAQVAGVSSLAVATPPQAEFGGLPHPVTLATCALLGVDEVYAVGGAQAIAMFAHGVAGLCPRVDLVTGPGNIYVVAAKRLLRGVVGIDAEAGPTEIAVLADDTADPRFVASDLISQAEHDPMAGSVLITPSRTLAEQVQAEVAAQVAALATAERLTKALTGEQSAIVLVKDLDQGVEVANAYAAEHLEIQTSDAVQVAHRIHNAGAIFVGDYAPVPLGDYSAGSTHVLPTGSAARYSSGLTVRSFMKSIHVIAYSREGLAAIGEEIMNFAHAENLPGHAAAIDVRLGEQR; the protein is encoded by the coding sequence GTGCTTTCGGTGATCGACCTGACCAATCAAACCCTGGATGACTATTCGGCCGTGTTGCCGCGCGGACGCTTCGACGTCGACCATGCGGTGGCCACCGTGCGTCCGATCAGCGAGGCGGTGCGCGACGAAGGGGTGGACGCCCTGCTGCGCTTCAGCGAGCAGTTCGATCATGTGATTCCGGCCGATCTCAGGGTGCCCGCCGAGGCGCTCCGAGCCGCCCTCGGCGAGCTCGATCCGAAGGTGCGCGAAGCGATCGAGGTGTCGATCGAACGCCGCCGCAAGGTGTGCGAACAGATCGAGACCGAACCCCAGTGGCGCAGCGTCGAGCTCGCCCCGGGCGCGGTGGTCGGCAACGAGATGGTTCCGGTGCGCAGAGTCGGATTGTATGTGCCCGGGGGGCTGGCCCCGCTGGCCTCCAGCGTCGTGATGAACGTGGTGCCCGCCCAGGTCGCCGGAGTCTCCTCGCTTGCGGTGGCGACTCCGCCGCAGGCCGAGTTCGGCGGCCTGCCGCACCCGGTGACCCTGGCCACCTGTGCGCTGCTCGGTGTGGACGAGGTCTATGCGGTGGGTGGCGCCCAGGCGATCGCGATGTTCGCCCACGGAGTGGCCGGATTGTGTCCCAGGGTCGATCTGGTGACCGGGCCGGGCAATATCTATGTGGTCGCGGCGAAGAGGCTGCTGCGCGGGGTGGTCGGCATCGACGCGGAGGCCGGCCCGACAGAGATCGCGGTGCTGGCCGACGATACCGCCGACCCGCGTTTCGTCGCATCCGACCTGATCAGCCAGGCCGAACACGATCCGATGGCCGGATCGGTGCTCATCACGCCCAGCCGGACCCTGGCCGAGCAGGTGCAGGCCGAGGTGGCCGCCCAGGTCGCCGCACTCGCCACCGCCGAACGCCTGACGAAGGCCCTGACCGGCGAGCAATCGGCGATCGTGCTGGTCAAAGACCTCGACCAGGGTGTCGAGGTCGCGAATGCCTACGCGGCCGAGCATCTCGAGATACAGACGTCCGATGCGGTGCAGGTGGCGCATCGCATTCACAATGCCGGCGCGATCTTCGTCGGTGACTACGCGCCGGTGCCGCTCGGTGACTATTCGGCGGGCTCCACGCATGTGCTGCCGACCGGCAGCGCGGCGCGCTACTCGTCCGGGCTGACGGTGCGCAGCTTCATGAAGTCGATCCACGTCATCGCGTACTCCCGCGAGGGGCTGGCCGCGATAGGCGAGGAAATCATGAACTTCGCGCATGCCGAGAATCTGCCCGGCCACGCCGCGGCCATCGACGTCCGGTTGGGGGAGCAGCGATGA
- a CDS encoding enolase C-terminal domain-like protein — protein sequence MATITSVETIDLRFPTSLDASGSDAMNPDADYSASYVVIHTDGTDARGHQLTGYGLTFTIGRGNDIVCAAAQEYGNRLVGCDVDQMAADMGGIYLHLASDSQMRWLGPEKGVVHLALSAVMNAVWDLAGRLAGKPVWRLLAEMTPEQLVDIADLRYLADVLPRERALEILQQAEAGKAERIADLEAAGYPAYTTAAGWLGYSDEKMLRIIAEQEQLGFTAVKLKVGANLDDDIRRCTKAREAIGAHRPLMIDANQIWDVPTAIRWVNALKQFDLKWIEEPTSPDDVLGHRKVRDAVAPIGVATGEHCHNRVMFKQFLEAGAMDYCQIDAGRLASVNEILAVLLLAAHFEVPVCPHAGGVGLCEMVHHMSMLDYVAVSGSYEGRLTEYVDSLHEYFVHPVKVANGRYQVTGDPGYNTEMTQAAIDEFSFPDGSYWASVR from the coding sequence ATGGCCACCATCACTTCGGTCGAGACCATCGACCTTCGCTTCCCCACGTCACTGGACGCGTCTGGATCCGACGCGATGAATCCGGACGCCGACTATTCGGCCAGTTATGTGGTGATCCACACCGACGGCACCGACGCTCGGGGCCATCAGCTGACGGGATACGGTCTCACCTTCACCATCGGCCGCGGCAATGACATCGTCTGCGCGGCGGCACAGGAATACGGCAATCGGCTCGTGGGCTGCGACGTCGACCAGATGGCCGCCGATATGGGTGGCATCTATCTGCATCTCGCGTCCGACTCCCAGATGCGCTGGCTCGGCCCGGAGAAGGGCGTGGTTCATCTCGCGCTATCGGCGGTCATGAATGCCGTCTGGGATCTGGCGGGACGGCTCGCCGGCAAGCCGGTTTGGCGGCTGCTCGCCGAGATGACTCCCGAGCAGCTGGTCGATATTGCAGACCTCCGCTATTTGGCCGATGTGCTGCCCAGGGAGCGCGCCCTGGAGATTCTTCAGCAAGCCGAGGCCGGCAAGGCGGAGCGGATCGCCGACCTGGAGGCGGCCGGATACCCCGCGTACACCACCGCTGCGGGTTGGCTGGGCTATTCGGACGAGAAGATGCTGCGCATCATCGCCGAGCAGGAACAACTCGGCTTCACCGCCGTCAAGTTGAAGGTCGGCGCGAACCTGGATGACGACATCCGACGCTGCACGAAGGCCCGGGAAGCCATCGGGGCCCATCGTCCGCTGATGATTGACGCCAACCAGATCTGGGATGTTCCCACCGCCATCCGCTGGGTCAACGCGCTCAAGCAATTCGACCTGAAGTGGATCGAGGAGCCCACCAGCCCCGACGACGTCCTCGGCCACCGCAAGGTCAGGGATGCAGTCGCCCCGATAGGTGTCGCCACTGGCGAGCACTGCCACAACCGGGTGATGTTCAAGCAGTTCCTCGAGGCCGGCGCCATGGACTACTGTCAGATCGATGCCGGCCGGCTCGCCTCGGTCAACGAGATCCTCGCGGTGCTGCTGTTGGCTGCCCACTTCGAGGTGCCCGTCTGCCCGCACGCCGGCGGGGTCGGGCTGTGCGAGATGGTACATCACATGTCGATGCTCGACTACGTCGCGGTCTCCGGCAGCTACGAGGGCCGTCTGACCGAGTACGTCGACTCCCTGCACGAGTACTTCGTCCATCCGGTGAAGGTCGCGAACGGACGCTACCAGGTCACCGGCGACCCGGGATACAACACAGAGATGACCCAGGCCGCCATCGACGAGTTCAGCTTCCCGGACGGCAGTTACTGGGCGTCGGTCCGCTGA
- a CDS encoding histidinol-phosphate transaminase, with product MSAGSDITLDQLPLRPELVGQEPYGAPQLDVPVMLNVNENPYPPSSKVRIQMAEAIRDLTKTINRYPDREALALRQDLARYLGFGLGAENIWVANGSNEVMTHLLQAFGGPGRTLLAFTPTYSMYPEYARNTHTGYVTVPRKHDFTVDAELVLSAIAEHHADIVLICTPNNPTGTQTPVSVIEEICAGTDAMVIVDEAYQEFTEVPADSSLALLPRFGKLVVSRTMSKAFALAGGRVGYFAAAPAVVDACRIVRLPYHMSAQTQAVARVALAHTPEMLGQVDALRDSCQQIQQWLRHLGLEVIPSQSNFCLFGRFADRHAVWQALLDRGVLIRETGPQGFLRVSAGTGQEMSEFRAALSDILPDHQVLSPDEEPAR from the coding sequence ATGAGCGCGGGCAGCGACATCACCTTGGACCAGTTGCCGCTGCGTCCCGAGCTGGTCGGCCAGGAGCCCTACGGTGCTCCGCAACTCGATGTGCCGGTGATGCTGAACGTCAACGAGAACCCATATCCGCCGAGTTCCAAGGTGCGCATCCAGATGGCCGAGGCCATCCGTGACCTGACCAAGACGATCAACCGGTACCCCGACCGGGAGGCCCTGGCGCTGCGGCAAGATCTGGCGCGCTATCTCGGATTCGGACTCGGCGCCGAAAACATCTGGGTGGCCAACGGCTCCAACGAGGTGATGACCCATCTGCTGCAGGCCTTCGGCGGTCCCGGACGCACCCTGCTGGCCTTCACTCCGACCTATTCGATGTATCCGGAGTATGCGCGCAACACCCACACCGGATATGTCACCGTGCCCAGGAAACACGACTTCACCGTGGACGCCGAGCTGGTGCTCTCGGCGATCGCGGAACACCATGCCGACATCGTGCTGATCTGTACCCCGAACAACCCGACCGGCACCCAGACCCCGGTCAGCGTCATCGAGGAGATCTGCGCCGGCACCGATGCGATGGTGATCGTCGACGAGGCCTACCAGGAATTCACCGAGGTGCCGGCCGACTCCTCGCTGGCCCTGCTGCCACGCTTCGGCAAGCTCGTGGTGAGCCGCACCATGAGCAAGGCATTCGCCCTGGCCGGTGGACGCGTCGGTTACTTCGCGGCGGCCCCGGCGGTGGTGGATGCCTGCCGGATCGTCCGGCTGCCCTATCACATGTCGGCCCAAACCCAGGCGGTCGCCCGGGTGGCGCTTGCCCACACCCCCGAGATGCTCGGGCAGGTTGATGCCCTGCGGGATTCCTGCCAGCAGATCCAGCAATGGCTGCGCCACCTCGGCCTCGAAGTCATCCCCAGCCAATCGAACTTCTGTCTGTTCGGCCGTTTCGCAGACCGGCATGCCGTCTGGCAAGCACTTTTGGACCGTGGTGTGCTGATCCGGGAGACCGGGCCGCAAGGATTCCTGCGGGTGTCGGCGGGAACCGGCCAAGAAATGTCAGAGTTCCGTGCTGCACTGAGTGACATCCTTCCCGACCACCAGGTGCTCAGCCCAGATGAGGAGCCAGCCAGATGA
- a CDS encoding zinc-binding dehydrogenase, whose translation MLAVSAVSFSSADPLGGLQISERPEPDAKPGWTKVTMRASTLNRHDLWSLKGVGLRREQLPRILGCDGAGIDEFGNEVIIHNVVTSPGWSGPAPLDPKRSMLSENFDGTFASTVLVPTFNLVPKPAEMSWTTAACCSLTMLTAYRMLFVQAGLRPGDLVLIQGAGGGVNSAAIQLAAAAGIRVWASSRDEHRRMRALGLGAEQAFESGARLPEKVDAVIDNVGKATWSHSINVLRSGGTLVTCGATTGEPEKTELTKIFFRELRVHGSTSGSIDDLRNLASFVQTAGITPVIDQELPLAQARRAFARMEAGEIFGKIAFTY comes from the coding sequence ATGTTGGCAGTCAGCGCAGTGTCCTTTTCTTCCGCCGATCCCCTGGGCGGTTTGCAGATCAGCGAAAGGCCCGAGCCGGACGCCAAGCCGGGCTGGACGAAGGTCACGATGCGGGCCAGCACCCTCAACCGGCACGATCTGTGGTCGCTGAAGGGCGTCGGTTTGAGGCGGGAACAGCTACCCCGGATCCTCGGCTGTGACGGTGCCGGGATCGATGAGTTCGGCAACGAGGTGATCATTCACAATGTGGTCACCAGCCCCGGCTGGAGCGGGCCTGCGCCGCTCGATCCCAAGCGCTCCATGTTGTCGGAGAACTTCGACGGAACCTTCGCGTCCACGGTTCTGGTGCCCACCTTCAATCTGGTTCCCAAGCCCGCAGAAATGAGCTGGACGACGGCGGCCTGCTGTTCGCTGACGATGCTGACCGCCTACCGGATGCTGTTCGTCCAGGCAGGGCTGCGGCCGGGCGACCTGGTGCTCATCCAGGGCGCAGGCGGCGGCGTCAACTCGGCAGCCATCCAGCTGGCCGCGGCGGCTGGCATCAGGGTCTGGGCAAGCAGCCGTGACGAACACCGCCGGATGCGGGCTCTCGGTCTGGGCGCGGAGCAGGCATTCGAGTCCGGTGCCAGACTTCCCGAAAAGGTCGATGCGGTGATCGACAATGTCGGCAAGGCCACCTGGAGCCATTCGATCAACGTGCTGCGTTCGGGCGGCACCCTGGTGACTTGCGGGGCCACCACCGGCGAACCGGAAAAGACCGAACTGACCAAGATCTTCTTCCGCGAACTACGGGTGCACGGCTCGACCTCCGGGTCGATCGACGATCTGCGCAACCTCGCCAGCTTCGTGCAGACTGCCGGCATCACGCCGGTGATCGATCAAGAGCTGCCGCTGGCCCAGGCCCGCCGGGCATTCGCCCGGATGGAAGCCGGCGAGATCTTCGGCAAGATCGCCTTCACCTACTGA